ggaatttatcacgagtaattgtgagacgataatatcgtataatctttaaaccgagatatatgagttgttgtttacaagttggttgttcgttgataatgcgtaaatgtactagtaacttgatgttataaaacgtattattatgtaggatttgatgagtaaatagtacaagcatagtcaaagtttatctgttccttttatcctgaGGGGTAAAAAAGATatattgggcccctcgatgattttgtgttgacttatgtgatgggcccggtcaggactgaattgatgtgttcaattaagttcattgtcaaacaaatcagaaattaggaaacaaactgttgggcaatgagaatgattatgttccatgtctttATCCAcgtgatatcttgcagaacggaggattatatgataccttatttaaaggacacgtcattgactaggtcagagttcgacatcggcttttGAGAACTACGATTGTtaatcagattctgaagtcatacttgcaattatagttattagacttatccaagtgggagactattggattaggtttctaagcccataactataattggtatgagcTTGATTTGATAgcagcatggtccttttaggtttccttcaccatagcaacttgataggatgacttttggagaaagaggttaataaatgatttattaatatattataagaataatatattaattagaaatcatattatttaatcagaaattaatttggaattaattttgggattaaaggaactgattaaaagaacggggactggttttgcaaatcattgatagttgcaaagttgggCTGATGGACTTCTTATGtatggggtggacgaaatctatataAGGCACTATAGAATTCCGTCCAAGGCTTCCAGAGTAGGAGGTtcatggactgcttaaggcctaagtaaggaaattagggtttccacctgaaaaccctagcagcctcagctatataaggaacccctatcATATGATTTTAGGCCCCATGCTTTTTTGGAGAACGCTGACCGAATTTTTGAAGAGTTACCTCCTCTATCCTTTCATCCTTTGCTAGTGgtatttgtgactccattagaggtgcaacacttgaggcactaagcttttaagAGTCAAGATTTACAGTGGAATTCTTGTTATACTACATAGAaagcaaggtaatcttctaacctagttttcatatggatttcgaaattgtatgctagtattagggttattgttttggaatttctatttgcatgtataactagtgaaaaacttagatccaaaacaATTAGGGTTGTATGATTACATAAGAATGTAGatatgctcaaaatccatcataTACTAATGAGTATATTAATCTTGATGAATTGAGTGTTAATTACCAGATGAATGAAACTAGTGCAGCCTCGTCTTTGGATGAGACTGGGATAGATACTACACAACTCAGCAACTAGACTAGTGAGGTATTGTTCTGATAGTAGTGTATATATTTTGTAGTGAGGTTTAATTTTGTAAGTACATTAAAACCTTCTAGTTATTTGTCCTAAATTTATATAAGAATCGTTGATGTTGAGAATATCTAGTTTCTATATGTTCTacataaaaatttaaattccataaAAACCATATTAGTTTTGGTATTTATTCGATTTAACCATCCAAAAgaaatttatttatgatttaacATTAACTTTTGAATTCTTTGTAGATgccattttaacaaaaaaaaaaaaaaaagttttcctATGCTTTTTGCAATTCATTACTAAAAAACTCATAGTGTTctctatgaaaaaaaaaaacaattaaatcaGGAAAAAATGGTGGTTAAACTAAAAAAACCAAACTACAATGGTTTATATAGAATTTGGCATTATTTTTCATACTAGAAAAGCTAAGtgctaaaaatattaaaatatttacatCATTTTATTAATAAGGTGATATAGCATTATAATTTTTAactatccaaaataataattctacATGTGTCTATATAATATGGTAAACCATTACACAAACTAATTATAATAGTAAATTTGTCAAGTAGAAAAAGATAAGCTTTGGTGACATGAGCAATGAGGTTTTTATAATTGGAGAAATTTGATAAAATTTCATAATGTCGATAAAACACTAGTTTAAATAACCTTTTAAAAACCAAATTATAAACAATTTTTGCACAACTTAAGAAAAGTTCGAATTAATTTAAAGGTTCCAAACATAACCTAAATATTCGAGAAATGATTTACTTTGTGGAGTAGAGACGTACACGAATAAAACCCCCAAAACTCGTATATCGTGAGAACTAGAAATTGAAAAATACTCATAATGAAAAGGGGGTGACCGATTTGTCAAAAAGACAAAAACAATATAAAGATTACCAAAACACGTGTCAAGACTGGCTATTGCCGGTTACCGGTAATCTCCTCAACCCCTTAAAAACAGTCGAACACGGCGGCGACTCGACGCAAAGTTAGAAAAAAAAACCCAGCTGGTTGTGGGTCCCATACGCCACCGTCGACCGCCGTCCTCCTCTTTCTCCTCCATCCGACCTCCCccgcttcctctctctctctctctctctctctctcttatctctctctcatctctctgtctctctctctctatatatactaTAGATATGTATATGTCTatctatgtatatatgtatgtatttatgtatacATCTGTTCATATTAGAGATAAATTTCACAAAGAGGTCTTGAATTTGTATTAGAGATGAAGCAATAAAAACAGCAATAACAAAACCTGTTGTTATTCCCTAATTTCTCTTACCCCAACAAAAATTAACTCTAAAAAGCATTTGCTTTccagatttctagagagagagagagagatatataaATATACCAAaagcaagttttttttttttttcgtttttgtgAAACGCCAATAACTGAAGCTCACATCACAGACACCTGTATGCAGAAAGCTGGAGAAAGATAGAAAGCATTGATGAACTAACAAATTCATGTAGAGAAAGAAGATTTTTTATTGGTAATTTTCGGCATAATTCGATACAAAGGAGGCAGTTCTGTGTAAATTCTTCTTATCCACTCGGTAAGTtaaatacccttttatttaattagtgtAATCTCCAATCAAACAGATCTAATTAACTTTTTGATTGGGGAAAAAGTGCCTCAGCTTTCAATTTTCAGTAGattgatttagggttttgaaACTATCATTCGATTGGGTTGATTGACTTTGTTAAATTCTATTTGATATCGAGATTGAGAGATCTGAGTATTTCCAATATCAAATTATTATTGCATCTTGTCTTACAAAGTTTCGATTTTTATCATGCTTTGCGTTATTCGTTATTGCCATTTGTAGATTAACAGCAGTTCGATTACTGCTTCGTGTTTGTGTTTCTTCACCTACTTGATTCTATTATTTCCCAATACATCAATTTTTGCGAATAAGAATCTGTATATGATTCATAACTTGGTAATATAATAATCATATTCCTATATGCGATTTCAGTTGAAAAAGTTTCTTGCTTGGTGgtgatcaaagaagaagaagaattcaaGAATCTTGATAATAGGGTTCATTCAGGGATACCCAAAAGTTTTCCATCTCTTTTGGGTTTGATTCAAGAAGGCATGTTGGAGGATCGATCCTTTTTTGTTTCAAGAACCTTCAACACCAAGAGCAACACCACCTGGGGTTTTATGAGTAATTTCACAATCAACAACATCGAATCCCATCAAGAAAAACGACCATTAGAACAACTCGAAGATGAAGAACCCGTTCACGCCCGAAAAATCTCCAAATACGAAAATCTTGAACTCGGATTAGGATTTCACGACCTCGCCATCGACCAATCCAACAATCATCCCAATCCCGATTCCCATTCCGATTCCGATTTCGATTCCAGTTCTCTAATCCATGCAATCGGACGAGACAACTCAATCAGTTGTCTCCTCCGATGCTCTCGGTCCGATTACGGTGCTTTAGCATCGTTAAACCGGACCTTCCGTGACCTCATCAGAACCGGTGAACTATACCGATTAAGAAGAAAAAACAACATCATCGAACATTGGGTTTACTTTTCTTGCCACCTGGTCCAATGGGAAGCTTTCGACCCAATTAACCAACATTGGATGCATCTTCCCACAATGTCATCAAACACATGCTTTCAATTCTCCGATAAAGAATCACTAGCAGTTGGCACCGAGTTACTCGTGTTAGGAAAAGAAGTTCTTGATCATGTCATCTACAAGTACAGCTTATTAACAAATTCATGGTCATTCGGGCAGCTAATGAACGCGCCCAGATGTTTATTCGGGTCAGCAAGTCTCGGGCAGATCGCGATTGTCGCGGGCGGGTCGGACCCGGTTGGAAAGGTTGTGAACTCGGCTGAGCTTTACAACAGTGAGTCAGGCGAATGGGTGACTCTTCCCAACATGTTGAAACCAAGAAAAATGTGTTCAGGGGTATTTATGGATAATAAGTTTTATGTGATTGGTGGGGTAGGAGGTGTTGACATGAGGCCGTTGACTTGTGGTGAAGAGTTTGACTTGGTCACGCGGGTTTGGACGGAGATTCCGAATATGTCGCCGGTGCGGGCTGCCACGTCAGCAACCACCACGGAGGCGCCGCCACTAGTGGCGGTGGTGGATAATGAGCTGTATGCTGCTGACTGTGTAGATATGGAAGTGAGGAAGTAtgataaaaaaagaaaagaatggGAGACAGTCGGGCGGCTGCCCGAACGGGCAGACTCGATGAACGGGTGGGGGATCGCGTTTAGGGGTTGTGGTGACCGGGTTGTTGTGATTGGTGGGCCCAGGAGTAGTGGGACCGGGTTTATAGAAGTGAATTCATGGGTCCCACGAGACGGGCCGCCACGGTGGACTATGCTTGGGAGGAAACAGAGTAGTAACTTTGTCTACAATTGTGCTGTGATGGGGTGCTGAAGGTGgtggttttt
The genomic region above belongs to Lactuca sativa cultivar Salinas chromosome 4, Lsat_Salinas_v11, whole genome shotgun sequence and contains:
- the LOC111879921 gene encoding F-box/kelch-repeat protein SKIP11-like, with amino-acid sequence MLEDRSFFVSRTFNTKSNTTWGFMSNFTINNIESHQEKRPLEQLEDEEPVHARKISKYENLELGLGFHDLAIDQSNNHPNPDSHSDSDFDSSSLIHAIGRDNSISCLLRCSRSDYGALASLNRTFRDLIRTGELYRLRRKNNIIEHWVYFSCHLVQWEAFDPINQHWMHLPTMSSNTCFQFSDKESLAVGTELLVLGKEVLDHVIYKYSLLTNSWSFGQLMNAPRCLFGSASLGQIAIVAGGSDPVGKVVNSAELYNSESGEWVTLPNMLKPRKMCSGVFMDNKFYVIGGVGGVDMRPLTCGEEFDLVTRVWTEIPNMSPVRAATSATTTEAPPLVAVVDNELYAADCVDMEVRKYDKKRKEWETVGRLPERADSMNGWGIAFRGCGDRVVVIGGPRSSGTGFIEVNSWVPRDGPPRWTMLGRKQSSNFVYNCAVMGC